The genomic interval CGTTCAATAAATAGAATATCTCGCCCTATTTTAGAGACCGTCTTACCATTCTTTTCTGCAAGTCGGTATTGACGCAAAATTTCACGCTCGCTTATGCTACCCGCAAACGGTGGATTGGTCATCAGTATATCAAAATCAAAGTATTGAAAGTTGCGTTGGTTAGCTTCGTCTTGCTCGTAGTTACTAAATCGGGTTAACAGCGGACGAAAAGCTGCTTTGCCTTCTTCACTCCATTTGGGCGGATTTAGGCTGTTAAGTTCATACACATTTGACTTGCCATCGCCTGCAATTAAGTTAAGTGCTTTGGCAATTTTAACGGCTTTAGGACTTGAGTCAATGGCATAGACCATTGAACCTGCATATTCGCTGATAGCAGGAGGGAATCCATTAACAGTATATTGTTCGCCAGCAATCCAAAAGATGGTATGAACGGTAAAACCTGAAGAACCACAAGCAGTGTCAATTACCCGTTCGTGGATTTTAGGATTAAGCATTTTTACGCACATATCAATTACCCAACGTGGGGTAAAATACTGCCCTTTTTTACCTTTAGCAACTTCTGTAATTAGATATTCAAAGGCTTCATCAATTACTTGAAGGTTAGCATTAAACAGTTTGACATCCTGCAAGAATGAAACACAAGTAAGCAAATGTTCAGGCTTTAGGCGGATTTTTTCATCTTGTCCAAATATACCACGCCATTTATCCTTTGCTCTATTAAATAAACCATTTATTTTATCATAGAGTTCTCGCGGTGATTCGCCATAGATGCGAAAATGTATCTTATGGTTTCGTGTACGGTCATTTGCCGCTGCCCATTCGTCGTATAATTTTGCATAAATCAGCTTAAAGACTTCATCAAAGGAGTCATCAATTCCCTCAGCATTAGCCAAAACAAGGTCTTCAAGATCGAGTATGATTTTTTTAAGAGAAAGACGTTCTTTCACTAAACGGTTTTCTTGTTTGAGTTTGTCTATCGTCCATTGCTCAGTGATGACATCTTGAAGCGTTTGATCTACTGTGGGTATTGATGAAATTTGCGAAAAAATGTTTGGCTCTTCTCGATGAAGGATAACCAATTCTTCACCGTTCGACCATACGCCTATGGGTGAGCCTTCAGCATTACAGTATGACTTTAGTTGTTGAAGCCCATCTTTACGTTTGGGCTTTTTAACTTCAAAGATTATGTATGGGTGTTCACCATCGGTTTGCATAACAACAATATCTGCGCTTTTGTCACTAACGCCTGAGCCAAACCAAACCGCATATTCAACTTTTATGCGCTCTTTTGGATAATGATACTCTTCCAGCAATTTTTTTATCCAAAGCTGACGAACGATTTCTTCCGGTTTAGCAGGACGATCTTTATCGCTGGCAAGGCATTTTAGATAAGGCTTGCCGTTTTTTTCAAATAACTGTGTTTCAAGCCATTTGATATATTCGGTTTTAAATAATGTTAATCTGTGTTTCGTTTCTTCACTCTTAAAAATTTCATCAATTCTAAACAAAAAAATCACTCCATTTAGTAAAATAGACATTATGCAATTTTGTTTGGCTAAACTGTTTTATTGAGCTAAATTTAGTCATCATCAATAATTTCCATAATATCGGAAATATCACACTTTAATGCCTTGCAAATCTTCACAAGCACATCGGTCGTAACATTTTCGTTTTTACCCAGTTTTGCCATAGAAGATGTACTAATACCAGCCGCTTCTCTTAAATCTTTCTTTTTCATATCTTTATCAATTAAGAGTTTCCATAGTTTTTTATAGCTTACGGCCATAATTGTCACCTCGCTCGCTATAAAGAATATCATAAAGTAAGCTGAAACACAATAAAAATTTGAGACCGCAAATTAATTATTGTGTTTTGCGAAATTCATGCTATAATTTACATAAGGAAATATCTGGTCTGTATGATGAAATGTTATTATGGAGGTACGGTATGGCAAGCGTCAGCTCGTTCAGAGATGTTATTGCAAATATATATTATAATGAACTCTTTGACGCATTGTCCGAGTATATTGAGGACAACCCGGATAAGCTTGAATCCAACTCTTACCGAGTGCAATCACCGGATGAAGCGGCATTATCCGACTTTGACATCATAACGATAGACATAACCGACTCGCCGGGCAACAGTATTTTATTTGATATAATTGTTTCTGCAGAAGTTGAAATAGCAGAAACAGTGCGAAGGAATCGCGAGACTGATGGTATAGAACAATGGTTCCGTATCTCCTGCAGAGCTGACCTTGATGACGGAATTCAGAATTTTCAAATCAAGTCTGTTTCAATATACAACAAGTACAGAGAGAGCAAATTAGGCAGACTGTCTGAGTATTTAGTGCCAATTATAGAAAAGGAACAGTTTGACGATGTTGCTACTGAATTTCTGAATGAGTTTTGCCCGGAGGCATTGAGTACTCCTATGCCCATTCCAGTAGATGAAGTAGTGAAAAGAATGGGGCTTAAGGTTAAGGAAATCCAGCTAACAAAGCATTTCACTATATTTGGTCAAATAGTCTTTGGCGATTGTACGATAGAG from Desulfofalx alkaliphila DSM 12257 carries:
- a CDS encoding N-6 DNA methylase, with protein sequence MFRIDEIFKSEETKHRLTLFKTEYIKWLETQLFEKNGKPYLKCLASDKDRPAKPEEIVRQLWIKKLLEEYHYPKERIKVEYAVWFGSGVSDKSADIVVMQTDGEHPYIIFEVKKPKRKDGLQQLKSYCNAEGSPIGVWSNGEELVILHREEPNIFSQISSIPTVDQTLQDVITEQWTIDKLKQENRLVKERLSLKKIILDLEDLVLANAEGIDDSFDEVFKLIYAKLYDEWAAANDRTRNHKIHFRIYGESPRELYDKINGLFNRAKDKWRGIFGQDEKIRLKPEHLLTCVSFLQDVKLFNANLQVIDEAFEYLITEVAKGKKGQYFTPRWVIDMCVKMLNPKIHERVIDTACGSSGFTVHTIFWIAGEQYTVNGFPPAISEYAGSMVYAIDSSPKAVKIAKALNLIAGDGKSNVYELNSLNPPKWSEEGKAAFRPLLTRFSNYEQDEANQRNFQYFDFDILMTNPPFAGSISEREILRQYRLAEKNGKTVSKIGRDILFIERNLNFLKPGGRMAIVLPQGRLNNTNDLFIRNFLFSKARILAVVGLHPNTFKPHTGTKTSVVFLQKYTDEELANIREVQNRHIAEWDNHYAEIRTLSEREELTEDDLPPLLMSFLQAEFEEDDTVELENNGDEIKNEETQTESDDELQERIENLKAQLAAMPGRAKGKAALKRTLAEAERKLASRSIKGQIKYLLDDEKLLSRYRETWLSDRAAEELDYPIFFAVSENGGKDNSGEPIYKKDGNGELMLDEHGHLIVDHDLDEIAEAFIAFAKEQGFDFWTEE
- a CDS encoding helix-turn-helix domain-containing protein: MAVSYKKLWKLLIDKDMKKKDLREAAGISTSSMAKLGKNENVTTDVLVKICKALKCDISDIMEIIDDD